CCTGCCCTAGGCGCAGTGTGTCATGAGACGAGGGTATTCGTGCTACAGCGCTACAGGCCTCTCACTTTGTCAGCCACTACCAAATACGTCGATCTGTCGCGCGACATCCTGTTGCTTGAGCCGTACCTGCTGGTGAAGCGTCTGCTCCGGACACTGCAGTTCTTTAGTCAGATTTCCCTCGTGCGCGACAACCTCAGCCGACTTGCGTTCGGGACGTCGTACGGTTTATACACCGGCATCTGCCATCCCGTCTTGAGCTGGAAAGTCTCCAAATCCAACATGACGACGCTGCTCGCTCGCCTGGCCAAGTTCCCAAGGTTGAGAAagctcctcttcgtcgtgcACCAAGAGTTCCAGTTCGACTTTGACGTCCGACCGCCCTACGCCACACATCAGATGAGCCATCCGGAGGAGTCACGGCCACAGCTGGTGCACCAGGGATACCGCTTCAAGTTTGATATTGAGTCGCAGCTCAACTATACCCAGCCCCGCCACCCGCACTCCAACGAGTTCCTGTACTACCCGCTGGACATCGATGAGGACAATGACGAGTGCTTCGACAGGGACGATttggagggcgagggcgacccCTATGAGTCGTGGCCCACAAACGACGACTGGAGACGCTTCAGGAGGAGGTTCCAAAGGTCTATTCACCTGGTGGGGAAAGCGTCGCCGGGGATTTCGCGGCCCAATGTCATGCCGAcgttggaggcggcgagTTTGCTCTGGAGGTATAGCAAGGCGCAGCGGTATTGAAGGCCTCACTCTTTGGCGGCTATGGATTTACGGTGTTTTTGTTGCTCTCCTTTCTAGCATTGCATTATACCCTTTCTTGATGTCAATTTTGGTATCTGCCTTGGCAATAAGACGGCGGTTTCTACATTTCCATGGATTTTCACCACTAGCCCATCGCCGTGCGGTACACAAAGAAACACGGTCGAGCCCCGGAGGCTGTAAGAGAGCAATGGCACAGTGATATGTACAGGAAACCAAGCTGATAGTCAAGCAAGTCGGTCTCTATATATATCAACGCCTATGCCAGATGCGTCACGGCGAGGGGCGGCCCTCTTGAAGCAGCAATCATCCATTCCCATCTTCAGCACCTCACCCCCCTCCGTTCAGCGCATTTCTTCAAGCGCTACCAATTTGAggttcgccgccatcatcaagacCCAGACCGCGACGATCCCGGCGAGGAGCCAACGTGCCAGCTCGTTCATCGCCTTAGCTCTcatctccgccgcctcgctcCTGGACACGACTCTCGCGTTCAGGCACACCCCGCGCGGCCTGCTTGTGAAGGCGCGCTTCCAATCGCAGCAGGTGACGCAGTGGCACCACATGCTCTCGTGGAAGACGACTATCTCTTCGCCCGGCGGTCGGCTGGGGAACGGAGCCGGATCACCAACCCGGGGAAGTTCGGATTCCGGGattgcggcggcgaggcggtggGAAAGGTTGGCCCAGTAagcatcatcgtcttcgtcttcgtcgtcatcatcatcctcttccgaTTCCGTGGTAAGATCGGACATGGAATCAGATtgtgaggccatcgtcgcGCTGACATTGAGGGACCACCGTACGAGCGGCTGGTATTGGCGCGGGAAGGGTAGGGAAGGGGAGACGACGCGGGAGAGGCTGTATCCGAGGTTTCCGGTGACAAAAGGGTCGCGAGACTGATTGGTTCTCGCGGGGACACCTGTGCTCTGGAGGCTTCCGGTATTGTGAAGGGGTGAGCGGGAGAGCTCGACGGCTGTGAGATTCGATCGAACGGGTCTGAGGTGCTGGCTGCGGGggcccagctcctcctccgaaCGTGTCTCTTGTAATTCCAACAGCTCGCTGAGGTTATTGGCTGGATGGGTGTCGATATATGTGGATTGGTCGCTCGGCAGGGTGCTATGCCGAGTAGCACGAGGACGACATGGATTGCCGGGCGTAGAGTCCAGGTCCCAAGTGATGGATCTCCTTAGGGCAGGCCAAGGTTCCCATCCGTCTGCGAGCGATGCTCTTGTTTCGGCGGTCCGTTGGTATCTGGTCGATCGAAGCTCCGTCTCGCTTGTAAAAGAGCCGGGGGACGAAAGGGTCATGATGGCGGGCGTGGCTGAGAGGCTTACCGACTTAGAGTCGGTCTCGGTTTCAGCGATCGGACGAGGCAACTGCTGTTCCTCATCTCCGGAGTGGAAAATGCTTCTGTCATCATCGTTCTCGCTCGACTCCGACCAGTCGTCGTCAGCTTCATGGGCTGGGGGACTGGAAGAAGGGGTGCGGCTGGTCCTGGGGTAAGGGGAGCGGTTGCGCCAGTAGCGGGTCTGCTTTTCGGGGACGATGATCATCTCGACTTGCAGTAGTTTCCCAAGGCTTCTTAATGAATAATATCCTCTGATGTACCTTGAGTGACGAAACAGAGGGTTGAGTGCGCAGCTGCTCGTGACACCATCAACTGAATTGAGCTTAGGTCAAGTGTGGGTGGTGTTCGTGAGCATGATCCCTTTCCGTTTGAAGTTGGATACTGTCAGGGTATAATCGCTTGAAAAGTCGAATCGGAGACAGAGGCATGCGTAATCCATCTTCTGCGAGTTTGTTGATGGAACGAACATGGTAAGCTCTGGCGGTCCCATAGTTCGtttcaaccccccccccagccctCGCTTTGATTCCACGGGAGAAGGCAATTTCATGGGTCAAGGAAATAATTTTTCTGCTCTCATTGCACTGTGTTCCATTTCATACCTTGGCTTAAGCTTCAGTCTCTATCAAGGTATGGCAGATTATAGCAACGGCCACTGTCCAAGGTCCTGCCCGTAACCCTTTGAGCCGCTGTATTCGAAGCTTTATGGAGTCTTGTCCTGTTTGTTCTTGAGTGACGTTTCAGCAAGGACGCGAGTATTTCACAATCTTCCTCTCATTCCTCCCATAGCCAAGGGAGGATCGCGACATGAGAGCCCAGACGCCAAAATGGGCAAAGCCACTCAGGGTTCGTAATACAGGTTCTGGTTTTCTGAAATATGCCACGCCAGGGGAGTTGGCTGAACTTTCTTTCGCTGTTACCAAAAGTTCCAAGTTGTCCTAAAACTTTTCAGCATGCCCTTGATTGCCAGTTTTTGGCACAGGCTACAGTCCATCAATCCAGATGAGTCCTGGAAAATCACAGAGGTCTCGTTCCAAGCAATTGACTGACTCGAGGCGTTCGAAGCGGAATTTGAATCAGTTACGAGATCATCACTTAGACAGACTCGTTGGTCTAAAGATGCTACTGCAGACAGAGTACGTCAAAGTGATGAATTCGTTCAGTGGGTGGCAAATGTAATCTCTAAGGTCTAATCGAAGAATGGTTGGTTTTTATCCCACCTGGTTACCTGAACCAGTATTCCCTGTATCTGACTACACACGCTCTATTTGTATGGTTTTGCTGTTCTCATCCTTGTTAGATGTAACCTATTTTGGGAAGACAAGTAAGTTCGCAAGATGGTCAAGAAAGGACCCGGGTGTAAAGTTGCTGAGCAAGGTTCTTTCCCGGTTTTCAGTTTTCAGATTTCCCGAGCGATATTGGGGCAAGCCGTGTTCTAGAAATTGAGAGGCGGCACGAAGCTACTATTGAAAAGGCTGATAGTAGGTTACGGATCTGCAATCTACTTCGATGCTACTTCGATGTCTTGATGATACCATCCGCAATCTTCTCCGCCAACGCGTAGATCAAAGCCTGCGGGTGTCCCGGAGGCAGCAGGGCCAAGGAACTGGCGTCCACCACCCGCAGCCCCTCAACGCCAATGACTCTCGCCAGACTGTCCGTCACGGCTGTCGGGTCGTCCCGGCGTCCCATCCGCGCAGTGCATGACGCATGCATGACGGCCATGACGCTCGTCCGGATGTTGGCCAGGATCtgctcgtccgtctcgacgTGCGAGCCCGGCCAGTACTCCACGTCGCGCGCACGGATGGACCGAATCGCTTCTGTGTCGAAAATCTCACGGGTGCGTCTGTACATAGCCACGGCtacctcgacgtcgcccggGTGCGTCAACCAGTTTGGATTCACGAGCGGGGCGCTCAAGGGGGAGCCGCTCGCGAGCGTCACGTTGCCCCGGGACAAGGGGGCCGCCAGCGCAGCGATTATGGACGCGTACATCCTGCCATCCTGCGGCTGGTCGAGCCACGGGATGTTGAAGGGGCCGATGTGGCCCGCTGCCGGGAGGTACTCGATGTGCGGCCAGTCGTCTGGGAACGAGAGGAGCCGGTCCCAGGTAGACTGGCTCAGGTTGGCGCTGCTGGGCATCCGCTCCCACGCCAGGAACTCGGCCAAGTTGCTGGTCAGCGGGCCGGTTCGCGTGAGTCCGTAGTCGGTTaccgcctcggcgaggatgacggggCTCCCCAGGACCTTGTTCAGGGTGTCAAACTTGACTTCGTAGGTCGGGCCGAATAGAGCATGGTCACTCATGTTTTGCCCGACGCCTGGGCGGTCGGCGATGACTTTGATACCGTGCTTGGTCAGATGCTCCGCTGGGCCGATGCCGGATAACATGAGCAGCTGTGGCGAGTGCAGAGCACCGGCCGAGAGAATGACTTCCTTGGCTGCGTTGATGGTATGCTTCAGCAGTCCCGCCCCAgcaacctcgacgcccatGGCCTTTTTTTGGCCGTCGAACAAGACCTTGGTGGCTCGTGTGCCCAAGTAAACGGTGAGTTTGTCGTCCATCTTCGCGTCCCTTGCAGCGTATATAAAGTCGGCTGAGGTTGACCGGACCTGTGCTCGAGGGTGGATGGTCGTCTGCGCATAGTGGTATCCGCTCAGCACGCCCTTGTTGTACTGGTCCGTTCGGTTCATCCCAAGGGCCTCCAGACCTTTGGCGACCCATGTAGACCATACGGGCGTCCAGTTGGGGTAAGTCACCTGGATTGGGGAATTCGAAGAAGGCGGGTCGAAGTCGCTCTCGTCGtacgtcgtcgtcgcgttAGCGAGACGGGACACAGTATTGGGTGAGGTGAAGGTGAAGCTCTTCTTGAAATACGGGAGAAACTGGTCAAACGTGTAACTGTCATCTCCAACGGCTTCGGCCCACGCATCCAAAGCTCCCCGGTTCGGCCGGTGGTGGATCATGAAGTTCAGAGCCGAGGAGCCACCGAGACACTTGCCCTGCGCGTAATGCATCTCGCGGCCTCCAGCTCCTGCTTGTGAGACTGTCTTCAGCCCATAGTCGACGGTTGGGACAGTATCGAGTGGGTTGGAGCCGACACCAATGACATCGCCTAGGGGCGCGGGGCCTACGATAGGTTTGCCGACTTCGTATGATagcccggcctcgacaacggcgacggtgaaGCCGGCTTCGGCCAGCCGGTAAGCAATCGTGTTACCGGCCGTGCCGCCGCCTACTACGACATAGTCATAAGCTTGCCTGGTGCCGAGTATGCCCGTAAGGCCTCCGAGAGTCGTCTGGACAACCCCGTCCAGTGTGGACCAGACGCTGTTGGTGATAGGATCAAGGATGGAATCTAGGAGCGGCAGTGCCAAGGTTGTAGGCAGAAGAAGGGATCTTGAAAGACGCATCGTGAGAATGGTTTGAAGAAGTAACTGGGCGTAGACTCAATCAACCGGCCGTTTTATATTGCAATGGCCCTTCCATGATTGGgggccggcaacggcaacctTCACAGCGAAGAGGCACCTTCATTTGCTCGGTTGACATCCGGAGTTCCCAGATACTCATCTCAGCTCAGCTTTGATGTTCGTATTGCTTCTTGTCGCCCAGTTTGTCTTTAGCCCGTCTACTCTTCTCAGCTGAAGCTGTGGGGTGCCCTTGTTGAGAGCTCTTTGCGAGTCAGCAACCCCAGAGCCTGGCCCTCGACCCGCTGTCTTCATAAAGGTGATCCGCGGGTCCATGAATGAGTTTCCATAACGAGCTTGAATCCGGGGGTCCAGGGCGACGTTATTACCGAAACAAAACTAGTCGCTTTTGTAACCCTGCTGCCCAGACACCGGAAAGCCGAATTAGGCTGAGGAAAATGCCCATCACTATGATGAATGGTAGCCCAAGATGAGTTGATggagcacacacacacatcgATCTAAGCGTTTAAAACAAGTGCCTTTGCCTCCAGTAGGATTGTTCTGCTTCGTCCTGGATAGCCATCAAGCcggtccttcttcttctcctttttgAGTTAACGTTGGTTATACTGCTTGCTACCTGCACTCAactcgccgtcatcatgaAGCTCACTGTCGTATCTCTACTCACAATGCTCACAGGGCTGTCAGTGGCTCAGTGGGAAAACAACTCGACGATTCCGATCGAACTTGCGCCCGCGCCATGGACGCTCAAGGGAACCGTCTACTCCCTGACCTTTGTCCCGCTCTCAAACGAGTTGCCGGTCAAGGCATTCCCGCCTTTGGAGCGACAGTATCCGTCAGCCGTGGAGGGCAATTAcgcgggcctcgtcggcATGATCCAGATCATCCGATACACAGAGAGCCCTGTTGGCCCGTACGACGAACTGCTGATCGTGCCCGGGTACTTCAATTACAACCGAACTGACGGCTCGGGGGGGTTCGTtcaggagaagaagaacgtcCGCGTCAGCAGGATATACGTCAGTCAAAAGTACACCTGCTGGAATGGAAGAACGAGTACGTCCGCCCACCTCTGCTGCTCGCCAAAGGGACGCGGAATAGAGCGATGATGGCTGATGCAATGGACAGACTGGAACATTCCCAAGCACCTGGCCCGGTTCGACTGGACCGAGTCTGACTTGGGCAAGACGACCGTCAAGATCTACCCCTACGATACCACGGGCGACCCGAGCGAATCCGTGCCGGCGGAGAAACCCTGGTTCCAGACCACATTCAAGCCGGACTTGCTAGGCGGACTGCCGTTCAGCACCGATTTGTACAAGATCCTGGGTCTCAACGCGACTCTAGTCCAACCGCCTCTGCCGCACGCAAACAGCTCCCACGGCGAGCTGGCAGGGACGGACCAGTGGATGGCCACCGTGCCGGGCCAGTTCACCGACAACGCGTCGCTGGGGCTCTTCGACCTGGACCAGGGAgacggcgatgtcgaggacggtCGGGACACGAACGCAGTGGGTGATGAGTATTTCCCCAATTTCTGGCCTGGTCTCTTGCGGTTTACCCCGGGACTGGTGCTGGCAAATGCTACTATTACGTTTAGTGAACCTGAGATATGGACTAGCTAGAAGACGTATTCGGGGACGCAACTTTGCCCATGTGTTGGTCCACGTCGTCCACAGGAGGAACTTTGTACCTAGGACAAACACACGGTAGCTATCCATTTGCTGTTGTTCCAAGCTTATCTCCAGGTTTGACAATCGTCGACTATTGACAAGCTATACATGCCTAGACGAGCACGGTAGCGGGGGTATCGGCTGAATGATACCGTAGACCATTCTGCACATTCAGAGGCTCGGTGCACCAACAAAAGACTGTGGTTTGGCACCCCTATCCCATGCAGCACGGCTCCTCGGCGGTTCCGGCTCTTCCCTCGCCCCCTCGAGCAGTTTCAAGATGcgtccggcgccgccagTCACGGATTCCAATACGAAGCCCAGGTGGAACCCGCTCAGTGCGCATGCCAGGCGTGCAAAGTCGCCTTCCACACCCTCGCCCCAGCCAGGGGTCACTATCACGTATGCCAGCATGAGGCAGAATCCCGTGGCACTGCCGAGGATTCGTGCATGGCCTGACCGAGGCCAGACGTCGTACGtcatgatgatggtgccTATGCCCGACGcgaggaaggcgacggcggcgggaacGACGAGCTGGATTTTGCCGGGCGGGGTGATTGACGAAGACTTGACAGTAAGGCTGCCTATGATCAGCAACGCCCCAAGATTGATAAAGTACCACGTCGCGAAGTAATTCTGCAGCGGCATGGGGTTATGGGAGATCGACGGTGGTCGAGCGGCAGCTTGCTGTGTTGCAGTAGGAGTTGCCGCCTCTGCTCGAGGCCCCTGGCTGCCGCTCCCTGCTGAGAGATCCGTTTTCGAGTACGAGGCTCCGTTTTCCGAATTGACTTGACCCATGGTCAATGTGGCCGCTGGTTGGGTAGCTGCCTGTGCGGTGGACGAAAATTTGGCAATCGTTATAACTCAAGACTGCGACCCAAAATATCAGGGTTGGAAAGGCCGAAAGAACATACAGAAATGGGGCTGAAGCATCGTGCAGGCCGCCTCTTATGTTGCCGACCGGCAACTTCGTGCCGAGAAGGGGCTCGGCAGCTTCCAATCTTCCGTAAGCTACTGGGTACCGGACAGCCCAGCCCACAGTTGTGTCTGGTGAAGTGATCAGCCAAAAAGATTAAAAAAGGACTCCGAGACCTCGACAATAGACTGGACGTGTCAGCAGCACGGTATGGTTGCTCTCCAGCAACAAGATCAGCAAGGACAAGAGCGGCGCAGCACAGCACGCCGTCTATTGGTATCAGTTTGGCGTCGCCTTGACAGAAACTCGACAACGACGCCTGGGAAAGTTTCATTAATACAACGTCTATTCTACTAGTCTATCAGGATTGCGACTTGACCATAAAAATCTGTAATGTGTTAGCAAACGGTCTGGGGCCACAATCACTCTACGACGGGAAACATACCGCGTTCAAGGCCTTGTCGTCCATAgtcgccatcctcttctGAGCAATCCACCGCGATCTCACCGCGTGATGGCCTCTAAGCACTGGCGTCGAGATACCGCTGGCGGTTGGCGTTGATGCGCTAGGAGTCGATGTGGAATCCCGTGATAACTCCTTCTTGGcacgcttctcctccttgcggcgcttcttctcctctttcctcGCAGTCTTCTCAGCTTCGGTTTCgcccttgcgcttcttcttcttggatGCCTTGTCGTCGGAcgagtcctcgtcgtcggtctcggcctccttcctttgcttcttttccttcttcttgtttttcttgGACTTCTTTTCCGTCTCGTCCTGGGTATCATCGGAAGTATCCTCCTTTGCAGACTTTGATTTccgcttcttgtccttcaTCTCGCTCGTCAAGGCTTCCTCGCTGTCGGTCTCGGCCTTCGACTTCTTGGCtgccttcttttcctcctttctCCGCTTCTTTTtcgccttctcgtcctcggatGAAGACTCGTCTTCGCTCGACTCCTCGGCTTTGCGCTTCTTGGATGACTTTTTGCTCGATACTTCTacggctgcagctgcaggaaCGTCCTCCATCTTGATATCGTCCTTATCTTCCTCCTTTGGCTCGGCGATGGGATCGTCCTTGACTTGATCGCCCACCAGCCATCCGCCACTGACGAATCGCATGGGACCGAATCTTGTGTCGCAGTAGAGTGTGCCCTTCAGAGTTGCACGGGCCTGGCGTTCTTTATCAAT
The DNA window shown above is from Colletotrichum destructivum chromosome 2, complete sequence and carries:
- a CDS encoding Putative 2EXR domain-containing protein, translated to MPPNLFTHSPMGVSRPATTTGAAFPVMKLPVEIRLMIWEYALPDARVYEAMDSPNASQKTPAAAGLMFANVRDEPPPALGAVCHETRVFVLQRYRPLTLSATTKYVDLSRDILLLEPYLLVKRLLRTLQFFSQISLVRDNLSRLAFGTSYGLYTGICHPVLSWKVSKSNMTTLLARLAKFPRLRKLLFVVHQEFQFDFDVRPPYATHQMSHPEESRPQLVHQGYRFKFDIESQLNYTQPRHPHSNEFLYYPLDIDEDNDECFDRDDLEGEGDPYESWPTNDDWRRFRRRFQRSIHLVGKASPGISRPNVMPTLEAASLLWRYSKAQRY
- a CDS encoding Putative glucose-methanol-choline oxidoreductase, FAD/NAD(P)-binding domain superfamily, producing MRLSRSLLLPTTLALPLLDSILDPITNSVWSTLDGVVQTTLGGLTGILGTRQAYDYVVVGGGTAGNTIAYRLAEAGFTVAVVEAGLSYEVGKPIVGPAPLGDVIGVGSNPLDTVPTVDYGLKTVSQAGAGGREMHYAQGKCLGGSSALNFMIHHRPNRGALDAWAEAVGDDSYTFDQFLPYFKKSFTFTSPNTVSRLANATTTYDESDFDPPSSNSPIQVTYPNWTPVWSTWVAKGLEALGMNRTDQYNKGVLSGYHYAQTTIHPRAQVRSTSADFIYAARDAKMDDKLTVYLGTRATKVLFDGQKKAMGVEVAGAGLLKHTINAAKEVILSAGALHSPQLLMLSGIGPAEHLTKHGIKVIADRPGVGQNMSDHALFGPTYEVKFDTLNKVLGSPVILAEAVTDYGLTRTGPLTSNLAEFLAWERMPSSANLSQSTWDRLLSFPDDWPHIEYLPAAGHIGPFNIPWLDQPQDGRMYASIIAALAAPLSRGNVTLASGSPLSAPLVNPNWLTHPGDVEVAVAMYRRTREIFDTEAIRSIRARDVEYWPGSHVETDEQILANIRTSVMAVMHASCTARMGRRDDPTAVTDSLARVIGVEGLRVVDASSLALLPPGHPQALIYALAEKIADGIIKTSK
- a CDS encoding Putative acetoacetate decarboxylase domain superfamily; its protein translation is MKLTVVSLLTMLTGLSVAQWENNSTIPIELAPAPWTLKGTVYSLTFVPLSNELPVKAFPPLERQYPSAVEGNYAGLVGMIQIIRYTESPVGPYDELLIVPGYFNYNRTDGSGGFVQEKKNVRVSRIYVSQKYTCWNGRTNWNIPKHLARFDWTESDLGKTTVKIYPYDTTGDPSESVPAEKPWFQTTFKPDLLGGLPFSTDLYKILGLNATLVQPPLPHANSSHGELAGTDQWMATVPGQFTDNASLGLFDLDQGDGDVEDGRDTNAVGDEYFPNFWPGLLRFTPGLVLANATITFSEPEIWTS
- a CDS encoding Putative G-patch domain-containing protein; this encodes MGLAQAKTRRKIGKDPNNTKWTRDTDSFGQKILRSQGWEPGQYLGAKDAAHAVHHTAANASFIRVALKDDMLGLGFKQARDDRVTGMDVFSDLLGRLNGKSSESIDKERQARATLKGTLYCDTRFGPMRFVSGGWLVGDQVKDDPIAEPKEEDKDDIKMEDVPAAAAVEVSSKKSSKKRKAEESSEDESSSEDEKAKKKRRKEEKKAAKKSKAETDSEEALTSEMKDKKRKSKSAKEDTSDDTQDETEKKSKKNKKKEKKQRKEAETDDEDSSDDKASKKKKRKGETEAEKTARKEEKKRRKEEKRAKKELSRDSTSTPSASTPTASGISTPVLRGHHAVRSRWIAQKRMATMDDKALNAIFMVKSQS